The Bdellovibrio sp. ZAP7 DNA segment ACCCTGCTGTGGACGATTAACGGCGATGAAGTATCGATCAAAATCATCGGCAAGGTGAATGTCGATTGGACTAAAACCTCTGAAATGTCACTTCTTGAATGGACAGACAAAGACGAAGAAGTCAGCCTCTAGGCTGACTTTTTTTATGATCAAGATTCCTTTTTGGGAGTCTCAAAATACATAATTGAAAGAGTCAGTAAAGCCGGCAGAACAATCGCCACAATCAGTGGATTGTTAAGCGGGTGATTGCGCAAGGATGAAAATTCCAGCGCATTTAAACTGATCTGTTGGTAAAAGCCATACAGGCATCCCAGTAAAGCCGCAGCCTTGTATCCACTGAGGCGGCGACTGATCACAAAAAGTCCCGCAAGAATCAAAATGTAATAATTAACAGAATGAAGAGTGAACGCTGCCGTTCTTATTGCCAGGGTATTCGTTGCACCGTACTTTTCATCCCATTGGTTGAATCCATAAACCACGACGACACTGCATGCTGCCGTGATTGCGAATGTAAGGCCCAGAGCGGTTAAAATATAAAGCAGTTGATTTTTAATATCTAAGACATTCTTTTTCACGGCTGATCCTTTGCTTTGATTTCTTGCAAAGTTCCGCCGAACTTAAATTTAAAAAAGCTCAAGCTCCCTGAGTCGCCCTTGTAGGCGATAAGTACCTGATAGTCGTCTTTACCAACATAAGGTAAATCTTCAACAGACAGTCGATTCTTGTACTCCTGAGGAACTTTATCAGCTTCAAGATAAAATTCTCCTCGCAGCTGTCCTTCAGGTGAGTATCCAATGGCGCTAAAGTCGGCAGAGTATTTGTCGTACTCTTGATAAAAAGCCTCTTCCGCCGTGATGAGCGAGGCTAGATTCGTTTTGATCTCGCTCAAACGAGCCTTATCCACCATGTCTGTCCCATAGATTTTCCACCACAGAAAAGACATTCCCGCACACAACAGAATGATAGCAATAGCGGTTTTAATATTCTTCGAACTAAACATCAGCGAACGTCCTTGCTCCCAGTGTGTTGATTCAAAAATCCTTTTATAGAATCCGAGAACTTCGGAAACTCTTCCAGATCATTGTGATGGCCGCGATTGATTTCAACGAACACGGCCTTCTTGGAAATTGCTGAAAGCTCTTTGCCTTGAGTGAATGGTATCACCTCATCCTCATTACCATGAAGAATTAAAATAGGTGCAGAGACTTTCGGAATCCACTCAGAACTTTGCATGGGATATTTCATCAGAAAAGCAGGGATTAGGGGAAATCGATGTTTTGCCATAGCAATCAAACTTAAGTAAGGTGTTTCCAAAATCAAAGCTTTA contains these protein-coding regions:
- a CDS encoding AbrB/MazE/SpoVT family DNA-binding domain-containing protein, translated to MSKTAATSKASRKNQTTIPARVRKALRIAKGDTLLWTINGDEVSIKIIGKVNVDWTKTSEMSLLEWTDKDEEVSL